From a single Vampirovibrio chlorellavorus genomic region:
- a CDS encoding anthranilate synthase component I family protein, whose amino-acid sequence MVALATHHLHRFFRQVSESAGEALMLGGSAEVTPLNQWVIVGLHARQTLRLQGKTLDWIDLGNHQRIDLTGHHARQHLFETLERARQQCQPWPNEKQALGLPMAGGLAGVLGYEFYRWCDSGWQQAAPPKTADWPELQLFEFEDWLFIDLKTAALTVLSKDAQRTATYQHLWQTCLEVSTATAKSSGEPDLNLDATAMAEYLERFQVSFQPEGFTQAVEQLKRDIFNGEVYQANLSLQLQKELSLDPYALFERLCLKNPSPFAGFLKSAHGVLVCNSPERLVQLDTQGRAQTRPIAGTRGRGQTPAEDEAIGQTLLNNEKEQAEHLMLVDLARNDLGRVCQPGSVQVDEFLVLERYSHVTHLVSNVTGQLKTQASGWDLLQSLFPGGTITGCPKIRCVELLSQLEPVSRGLYTGSLGYVDAASPALDFNILIRSVYLKPLPDPSGTGNDLPMRYNVAVHVGAGIVHDAIGPHEYRECLRKANAILNELHRLEAQPIPV is encoded by the coding sequence ATGGTGGCTCTGGCGACCCATCACCTGCACCGCTTTTTCCGGCAGGTGAGCGAATCCGCAGGGGAAGCCCTTATGCTGGGCGGCTCAGCGGAGGTCACGCCCTTAAACCAATGGGTGATCGTGGGGCTGCATGCCCGGCAAACCCTGCGCCTGCAAGGAAAAACCCTCGACTGGATTGATCTGGGAAACCATCAACGCATTGACTTAACTGGCCATCATGCCCGTCAGCACCTGTTTGAAACATTGGAACGGGCCCGACAACAGTGTCAGCCATGGCCCAACGAAAAGCAGGCGCTGGGCTTGCCCATGGCCGGAGGCCTGGCCGGGGTGTTGGGCTATGAGTTTTACCGCTGGTGCGATTCGGGCTGGCAACAGGCCGCGCCCCCTAAAACCGCCGACTGGCCGGAATTACAGTTGTTCGAGTTTGAGGACTGGTTGTTCATCGACCTGAAAACCGCCGCCCTCACCGTTTTAAGTAAAGATGCCCAGCGCACAGCCACCTACCAGCATCTATGGCAAACCTGCTTGGAAGTGTCCACAGCCACAGCAAAATCCTCTGGTGAGCCCGACCTGAATTTAGACGCCACGGCCATGGCCGAGTATCTGGAGCGCTTTCAGGTCTCCTTCCAGCCGGAAGGCTTTACGCAAGCCGTGGAACAACTGAAGCGGGATATTTTTAACGGGGAAGTGTATCAGGCCAATTTATCGCTGCAACTACAAAAAGAACTCAGCCTCGATCCCTACGCCCTGTTTGAGCGCCTGTGCCTGAAAAACCCGTCCCCCTTTGCCGGTTTTTTGAAATCAGCCCACGGCGTCTTGGTCTGCAATTCCCCGGAGCGGCTGGTGCAACTGGATACGCAGGGACGGGCCCAAACCCGCCCCATTGCCGGGACCCGGGGTCGGGGCCAAACCCCCGCAGAAGACGAGGCCATTGGGCAAACCCTGCTCAACAACGAAAAAGAACAGGCCGAACACTTAATGCTGGTGGATCTGGCCCGCAACGATTTGGGACGAGTCTGTCAGCCCGGCTCCGTGCAAGTGGATGAATTTTTGGTGCTGGAGCGCTACTCGCATGTCACCCATTTGGTCAGCAACGTGACCGGACAACTGAAAACACAAGCCAGCGGTTGGGATCTGCTGCAATCCCTGTTTCCGGGGGGCACCATTACCGGCTGCCCCAAAATCCGCTGTGTGGAACTATTAAGCCAGTTAGAGCCGGTCTCTCGGGGGCTGTACACTGGCAGTCTGGGCTATGTGGACGCAGCCAGCCCCGCCCTGGATTTTAACATCCTCATTCGCAGCGTGTACCTGAAGCCCTTGCCCGATCCTTCTGGCACCGGGAACGATTTGCCGATGCGCTATAATGTGGCTGTTCATGTGGGGGCGGGAATCGTGCATGATGCCATTGGCCCGCACGAATACCGGGAATGCCTGCGCAAGGCCAACGCCATTCTCAATGAACTCCACCGGCTGGAAGCCCAGCCCATTCCTGTGTAA
- a CDS encoding YebC/PmpR family DNA-binding transcriptional regulator, whose protein sequence is MAGHSKWAQIKRTKAVKDAKRGANFAQCSREIIMAAKLGGGDPEGNFRLRTAITRAKAAGVPNDNIKRAIEKGIGVGGADQLEDLSYEGYGPGGVAIFIEAMTDNRNRTAGDIRSYFNKYQGNLGSDGCVAWIFEQKGLIRVTQTSHSEEALFEHALEAGATDFSANPDEDGFDIFTEPLALNAVAQALTEAGISVDSAEVTRIPQNTAKVDSEAIAKPLLKLMDAIESHDDVQHVYANFEMDEALLAKLEQQ, encoded by the coding sequence CCAATGCTCCCGGGAAATTATTATGGCCGCCAAATTGGGCGGGGGTGACCCGGAAGGCAATTTTCGGCTGAGAACGGCCATTACCCGGGCCAAAGCGGCGGGGGTGCCCAACGACAACATCAAGCGAGCCATCGAAAAAGGGATCGGCGTTGGCGGGGCGGACCAACTGGAAGATCTGTCCTACGAAGGCTATGGCCCGGGCGGGGTGGCTATTTTTATTGAAGCCATGACCGACAATCGCAACCGCACCGCCGGGGATATTCGCAGTTACTTTAACAAGTATCAGGGCAACTTGGGCTCCGATGGTTGTGTGGCCTGGATTTTTGAGCAAAAGGGCCTCATCCGGGTGACCCAAACCAGCCACTCTGAAGAAGCGCTGTTTGAGCATGCTTTGGAAGCCGGAGCCACGGATTTTTCCGCCAACCCGGATGAAGATGGCTTTGATATTTTTACGGAACCACTGGCCTTGAACGCCGTGGCCCAGGCCCTGACAGAAGCAGGCATTTCAGTCGATTCCGCTGAAGTGACCCGTATTCCCCAAAACACGGCCAAGGTGGACAGCGAAGCGATCGCCAAACCGCTGCTGAAGCTGATGGACGCCATTGAATCCCACGATGACGTGCAGCACGTGTACGCCAATTTTGAAATGGACGAGGCCCTGCTGGCCAAACTGGAGCAGCAATAA